A single genomic interval of Theropithecus gelada isolate Dixy chromosome 16, Tgel_1.0, whole genome shotgun sequence harbors:
- the LOC112608967 gene encoding translational activator of cytochrome c oxidase 1 isoform X1: MAAWAAASLSRAAARCLLARGPGVGAASPRDPRPSHSEPRGCGAAPGRTLHLTAAVPAGHNKWSKVRHIKGPKDVERSRIFSKLCLNIRLAVKEGGPNPEHNSNLANILEVCRSKHMPKSTIEAALKMEKTKDVYLLYACRGPGGSSLLIEALSNSGHKCQSDIRHILNKNGGVMAEGARHSFDKKGVIVVGVEDREKKAVNLERALELAIEAGAEDVKETEDEEERNVFKFICDASSLHQVRKKLDSLGLCSVSCALEFIPNSKVQLAEPDLEQAAHLIQALSNHEDVIHIYDNIE, from the exons ATGGCGGCTTGGGCTGCTGCCAGCCTAAGCAGGGCCGCTGCCCGATGCTTGCTGGCACGAGGCCCTGGGGTCGGGGCAGCTTCTCCGCGTGACCCCCGGCCCTCCCACTCCGAGCCCCGGGGCTGCGGTGCCGCACCGGGCAGAACGCTGCACCTCACAGCGGCTGTCCCCGCCGGGCACAACAAGTGGTCCAAAGTCAGGCACATCAAGGGTCCGAAGGACGTCGAAAGAAGTCGCATCTTCTCCAAACTCTGTTTGAACATCCGCCTGGCAGTGaaag AAGGAGGCCCCAACCCTGAGCACAACAgcaacctggccaatattttaGAGGTGTGTCGCAGCAAACATATGCCCAAGTCAACGATTGAGGCAGCGCTGAAAATGGAG AAAACCAAGGACGTGTATTTGCTGTATGCGTGTCGGGGCCCTGGTGGCTCTTCTCTGCTCATCGAGGCATTATCTAACAGTGGCCACAAGTGTCAATCAGACATTAGACATATCCTGAATAAGAATGG AGGAGTGATGGCTGAAGGAGCTCGTCACTCTTTTGACAAAAAGGGGGTGATCGTGGTTGGAGTGGAGGACAGAGAGAAGAAGGCTGTGAATCTAGAGCGTGCCCTGGAGCTGGCAATTGAAGCAGGAGCTGAGGATGTCAAGGAAACTGAAGACGAAGAAGAAAGGAACGTTTTTAAA TTTATTTGTGATGCCTCTTCACTGCACCAAGTGAGGAAGAAACTGGACTCCCTGGGCCTGTGTTCTGTGTCCTGTGCACTAGAGTTCATCCCCAACTCAAAGGTGCAGCTGGCCGAGCCCGACCTGGAACAGGCTGCTCATCTCATCCAGGCTCTCAGCAACCACGAGGATGTGATTCACATCTATGACAACATTGAATAA
- the LOC112608967 gene encoding translational activator of cytochrome c oxidase 1 isoform X2 translates to MAAWAAASLSRAAARCLLARGPGVGAASPRDPRPSHSEPRGCGAAPGRTLHLTAAVPAGHNKWSKVRHIKGPKDVERSRIFSKLCLNIRLAVKGGPNPEHNSNLANILEVCRSKHMPKSTIEAALKMEKTKDVYLLYACRGPGGSSLLIEALSNSGHKCQSDIRHILNKNGGVMAEGARHSFDKKGVIVVGVEDREKKAVNLERALELAIEAGAEDVKETEDEEERNVFKFICDASSLHQVRKKLDSLGLCSVSCALEFIPNSKVQLAEPDLEQAAHLIQALSNHEDVIHIYDNIE, encoded by the exons ATGGCGGCTTGGGCTGCTGCCAGCCTAAGCAGGGCCGCTGCCCGATGCTTGCTGGCACGAGGCCCTGGGGTCGGGGCAGCTTCTCCGCGTGACCCCCGGCCCTCCCACTCCGAGCCCCGGGGCTGCGGTGCCGCACCGGGCAGAACGCTGCACCTCACAGCGGCTGTCCCCGCCGGGCACAACAAGTGGTCCAAAGTCAGGCACATCAAGGGTCCGAAGGACGTCGAAAGAAGTCGCATCTTCTCCAAACTCTGTTTGAACATCCGCCTGGCAGTGaaag GAGGCCCCAACCCTGAGCACAACAgcaacctggccaatattttaGAGGTGTGTCGCAGCAAACATATGCCCAAGTCAACGATTGAGGCAGCGCTGAAAATGGAG AAAACCAAGGACGTGTATTTGCTGTATGCGTGTCGGGGCCCTGGTGGCTCTTCTCTGCTCATCGAGGCATTATCTAACAGTGGCCACAAGTGTCAATCAGACATTAGACATATCCTGAATAAGAATGG AGGAGTGATGGCTGAAGGAGCTCGTCACTCTTTTGACAAAAAGGGGGTGATCGTGGTTGGAGTGGAGGACAGAGAGAAGAAGGCTGTGAATCTAGAGCGTGCCCTGGAGCTGGCAATTGAAGCAGGAGCTGAGGATGTCAAGGAAACTGAAGACGAAGAAGAAAGGAACGTTTTTAAA TTTATTTGTGATGCCTCTTCACTGCACCAAGTGAGGAAGAAACTGGACTCCCTGGGCCTGTGTTCTGTGTCCTGTGCACTAGAGTTCATCCCCAACTCAAAGGTGCAGCTGGCCGAGCCCGACCTGGAACAGGCTGCTCATCTCATCCAGGCTCTCAGCAACCACGAGGATGTGATTCACATCTATGACAACATTGAATAA